The Meiothermus sp. QL-1 DNA window CCCTTGCGTTGTTGCTCATGTTCTGGGCCTTGAAGGGGGCCACCCGCAGCCCCAGCCGGGCGTAGTAGCGGCAGAGGGCCGTGGCCAGAAAGCTCTTGCCGGCCCCGCTGCTGGTGCCCTGGACCATGATGGCCCTGCCGTTCATACCCCCAGCCTGAGCAAAAGGGCGTGGTCGTTCAGGTCCTCGAGCCGGGCGTAGACAGCCCCCATGGCCTCGGCCAGTTGGCGGGCCCGGCCCAGCGGGCTGGGGCCGGCCTCCGCGTCCAGCACCGCCGCCCGGCCCCGGATGCGTCGGGCCAGGGCCAGGGCCTCGGCCCAGGGGTCGCCCCCCTGGTGGGGCACGTTGGCCCGCCCGTCGGTGACCAGCACCAGCCGGGTGCGCTCGTCCAGGTGCTCCAGGGCCAGCGCCAGGGCGGCGGCCAGAGGGGTGCGGCCCCCGGCGGGGAGGTGCTCAAGGGTTCGCCGGGCCGCCTCCAAATCGCGGGTAAAGGGGAGGACCAGCCGGGCCCCGCTGCCGCGGAAGGTGATGAGGCCCACCTCCACGGGGGTCTCCTCCAGCAGGCGCAGCAGGGCCCCCTTGGCCCAGGCCATGCGGGCCTGGGCGGCCAAGGAGCCGCTGGCGTCCACCACCAATAGCAGGCGTGGGCTGGCGCGGCCTTCCTCGAGGCAGGTGTGCAGGTCCTGCCGCTCCAGCCGCTCGCCTTTGCGCAGGGCCAGGTGGAGCAGGGAGGCCCGAAGCGCCAGGCGTTCGGGCTCGGGCTCGAGCACCGCCCGCGCCGAGGGGCCCTGGGGGGCCTCGAGGCGCAGGGGGTGGGGGGGAAGCCGGGGGGCAAAAGTTCGCTCGAAGGCGGGGGCCTCCTTGGGGGTGGGCGCGGGAGGGGGGGGTGGGGGCGGGGAGGGTTGCTCGGGCAGCACCAGGGGCCAGACCGCCTCCACCAAGGCCCAGTCCACCTCCTTTCCCTCCCAGGCGGCCAGGGCCCGGGCGGCCCTGGCCAGGGCCAGGTCGGGCCGCAGGCTGCCAATGCCCAAGGCGGCCACCCGGCGGCTGATCTCCTGCAAAAGCTCGGGCGTCAGGGCCACCCCAGGGAGCCTGGCCCGGGCGGCCTGTAGCCGCTCCCGCAGGGCCTGCTGGGCCTCGTGGAAGCGGGCGCGGAAGCCCTCGGGGTTCTGCTCGAAGGCCAGGCGGCGCTCTACCGCCAGGGCCCGCTCCTCGGGGTCGGAGAGGCCCGCGACCTCCACCTTGAGGGCGAAGCGGTCGAAGAGCTGGGGGCGCAGCCGCCCCTCCTCGGGGTTCATGCTGGCCAAAAGCACGAAGCGGGCGGGGTAGGTGAGGCTGAAGCCCTCCCGCTCAAGCCGCCCCACCCCGCTTACCACCACGTCCAGCAGGGCGTCGGTCAGGTGGGGGGCCAGCAGGTTGACCTCGTCGATGTAAAGCACCCCCCCGTGGGCCTGGCTCAAGAGGCCCGGCTTGAGGGCCGGCTGGCCCGAGAGGGCCTTGTCCAGGTCGAGCCCGCCCAGCAGCCGCTCCTCCCCGGTGCCGATGGGCAGGTTCACAAAGGGGGCCCCTTCCGGCAGCAGCTCGGCCAGGGCCCGGGCCGCGGTGGTCTTGGCGCTGCCCTTTTCCCCCTGCAGAAGCACCGAGAGCGCCGGGTCGGTGGCGGCGAGCAGCAGGGCCTGCCGCATCCGCTCCTGGCCCACGATGGCGGCAAAAGGGTAGTTCATGGCGCCTCCCCCAGGCCTTCTAGCGCGGCCTCGCTTTCCAAAATTACCTCCCTCAGGCGGGCCAAAGTGTCCTCCCGGGCCTGCCAGAGCCCCCGCGCGCTGGCCTCCAGCAGCCGTTCGGCGATGGCCTGGAGGGCCCAGGGGTTGGCCGCCTTGAGGAAGGCCTGGATGCCCGGGTCCAGGGCGTAGGCCTCGGCCACCCCCTCGAAGACGAAGTCCGGCACCACCCCGGCGGTGGCGCTGTAGCCGAAGAGGTAGTCCACCGTGGCGGCGAGCTCGAGCCCCCCCTTGTAGCCGTGGCGCTGGACGGCCTGAAGCCACTTGGGGTTCACCACCCGGCTGCGGTAGACCCTGAGGATTTCCTCCCTCAGGTCGCGCACCCGGGGGCGCTCGGGGTCGGCGGAGTCGCCGAAGTAGGCCCGGGGGGCCTCGCCCCGCAGCGCGCGCACCGCAGCGATAAGCCCCCCGTGGTACTGGAAGTAGTCGTCGGCGTCCAGGATGTCGTGTTCGCGGTTGTCCTGGTTGTGCAGGGCCAGCTCCACCTGCCTCAGGCGCTCGGCGAAGGTGGCCTGGGCCTCTACCCCTTCCGCATCCCGCCCGTAGGCGTACCCCCCCCAGCTAAGGTAGACCTGGGCCAGGTCGGCCGGGCCCTCCCAGTGGCCGGTCTCAATCAGGTGCAGCAGCCCTGCCCCGTAGCTCCCCGGCTTGGCCCCGAAGATGCGCCAGCGGGCCCGGGCCTCCAGGGTTTCCAGGGGTTCTTGGCTTTCCTTTTGCAGCTCGGCCAGGTAGTGCTTGCGGGGGTAGTTTTGCTCAGGCGGCTCGGGAAGCTGCATCACCAGCTCGAAGGCTTCGTCCAGAAGGGCGATGAGGTGGGGGAAGGCGTCGCGAAAGAAGCCCGAGATGCGCAGCACCACGTCGATGCGGGGACGGCCCAGCTCGCCTAGGGGGATGGCTTCCAGCCCCTCGATACGCCGGCTCACCGGATGCCAGCGGGGGCGCACCCCCAAAAAGGCCAGCACCTGGGCCACATCGTCGCCCTGGGTGCGCATCTGGGCGGTGCCCCAGGCCGAGAGGGCCACCGTCTCAGGGTAGCGGCCCGTCTCCTTGAGGTAGCGCTCCAGGGTTTCCCGAGCCAGCCGCTCTCCTACCCGCCAGGCCCCGGGGGAGGGCAGGGCGCGGGGGTCCACCGCGTAGAAGTTGCGCCCGCTGGGCAGCGCGTGGGCCTGGCCGCGGCTGGGGGCCCCGGCCGGGCCCGGGGGGATGTACCCCCCTTCCAGGCCCCGCAGGAGGTTCTCAATTTCGTCGTCGGTGCGCTCCAAGGCCGGTACCAGCCGGGTGGCGGCATAGACCAGGGTCTGCCTCAGCTCCTCTAGCGCTTCCGGGTGTGCCAGGGGCGGGGGCAGGCTGCGCAGGGCGGCCTCCGGGTCGAGGTCCTCCTCCAGGGCCTGGTAGAGCTCCAGGGCCAGGCGCTCCAGGCTTTCGAGCACCTGGGCGTGGCTCTGGCCCAGGGGGTGGGGGGGGTCCAGGCGGCGGCCCTTGTGCTCTAGAAGGGCCTCGAGGTCGAACCCGTAGGCCCGCGCCAGGCTGGCCAGCCAGCCCGGCACAGGTCCGTTGGGCAGCCGGGTGAGGGCCCGGAGGGTCTCGGCCAGGGGGGGGAGCTGGCCTAGGATGTGGAGCCCATCGCGAATCTGGGCCAGCCCCAGCTCGCAGAGGTAGCCCTCGAGGTCTTCCAAAAGGTGGGCCACCTGGCGGCCCTCCATCTCAGCCAGGCTGGCGGGGATGCCTTCCGGGGTGAGGGTCTCGTCCCACTCGTGCTTGTGGTCGCCGTGGTCGGCGGAGAGCAGGCTTTTTAGCTCGAGGTCGGTCTTGAGCTGGGTCTCCTCTAAAATTTGCCAGATTTCCTGTTGCAGAAGGGGCAGCTTGCTGGGGTCGAGCTTTTCCAGAGCGTAGTACTCGTTCACCAGCTCGCTGAGGCGGGCCAGGGGGCCATAGGTCTCGGCCAGGGTGAGCGGTGGGGGCAGGTGGTCCACGATGGCGGCGTGGGCCCGCCGTTTGGCCTGGGTGCCCTCCCCGGGGTCGTTCAGGATGAAGGGGTAGAAAAGCGGCAGCTCGCCCAGCAAGGCGTCCGGGGCGCAGGCCGCCGAAAGGCCCACCCCCTTGCCAGGAAGCCACTCCAGGGTGCCGTGCTTGCCCATGTGCACGATGGCGTCGGCCCCGAACCCCACCTCAAGCCAGCGGTAGAAAGCGGCGTAGTGGTGGGTGGGGGGTAGGTCGGGGGTGTGGTAGATGGCATCAGGGTCGAGGCCGTAGCCCCGGGGGGGCTGGAGGGCGATGAGCACGTTCCCCAGTTCCAGGGCCGCCACCCAGTAGCTCTCCTCGTCGCTGTAGGGCTCTTCCTGCAGGTTGAGCTGGGCCAGGGCCCCAAGCCCTTTGGAGAGGATCTTCTTATCGGTCCTGAGCCGGCCCTCCCGCAGGGTGTAGCCCCGCTCGCGGGGGGTGCCCCAGAAGTCCTCCATGCGCAGGCGCAGGGCCTCGGGAAAGTCCCGGAACCAGCGCAGGTAGGCGGCGCGGGGGATGCGGACCACCCGGGAGGGGTCCAGCGGGTGGCGGGGATCGTAGCTGCCGGCGCTGAGGAGCAGGGCCATCAGGGCCTCGGGGGTCTCGGGCAGCTCGGGGAGGGTGTAGCCCCTGGCCCGCATGGCCCGCAGGAGCCGGAGGAGCGAGGCGGGGGTATCGAGCCCCACCGCTCCCCCCACAGCCTGGGCCTTGGCCGAGGCGTGGGTGAGCACCAGCGCCACCCGCTTCTCCGCGTTGGGCTTTCGCCTCAGGCTGGCAAGCCGCCAGGCCAGGCCCGCCACCCGCTCCATCCGCTCGGGCTCGGGGGCGTACAGCGGGGCCTGGTCCTTGAAGCTGATGGGCACCCCAATAAGCCGCCCGTCAAACTCTGGCAGGGCCACGTGCATGGCGGTCTCGAGGGGGTTCAGCCCCCGGCTGCTCACCTCCCAGGCTCCTTTGGGCATCCCAGCGGCGATGGCCTGCACCACCGGCACCCCCATCCGCTCAAAGGCCCCCTGACCTTCCCCCTGGGCGCCTAGGGCGAAGGCCAGGGTGGAGATCAGCACGTCTACCCGCCCCTCCAAAAGCCTCAAGGCCGCCGGGAAGCCCTCCTCCATGGACCGCAGCGAGGAGGTGAAGACGGGAAGAGCGTTCATGCCCCGGGCCTCCAGGGCCTCCACCAGCCCGTCTATGAACGCGAGGTTGCCTGAAAGGAAGTGAGCCCGGTAGAAGAGGATGCCGGCGGTGGGCCTCGAGGGGTCGCAGAGCCGCTGCCAGTCCTCCAGGCTGGCCCCCTGGGGCAGGCGGGGGTGGTAGAGGCCGTGCTCGGGCTGGGGCACGGGTGGGCTGTAGCCCAGGCGGCTTCCCAGTAGGGCGTCTGAAAGGTACTTGCAGAGCTCCACCAGGTTGTCCACCCCGCCGGCCATCAGGTAGGCGGTGGCCTTGCGCAGGACCTCCGGGCCCACGCTGGACCGCCGAGCTAGCTCTGGGGGAAACTCGCCCAGGCCGCTCACCAGGAGGAGGTGCTGGCCGTGGGCCCGGGCATGCTCCAAGAGGGCCGCTATGCCCGGCACCCCCTCCAGCGAGCCGTGCAGCCGCAGCAGCACCACCCGGGCCTCGCCCAGGGGGCCCTGGAGCCAAAGCGCCATCTGTTCGGGGGTCTTGAGCCGGTTGAGGCTCAGCCCCAGCACGGGGGGAAAGCCAGGGGGCAGGAGGGTCTTGGCCGCCTCCAGGGCCAGGAGGTCGGTGTCGGCGTGGGTCAGAAGGGCCAGGCCCGATAGCCCCCCAGGGGCTGGCTTCAGGGGGGCTGGGGGGGTCTGGTTGATTCCCCGGGCCTCCCAGTCGTAGAAGTTGAAGACGTACTCGGCCAGCTCGGGCGGAGGGGGCAGGAAGCGGTCGGCGGCCAGCATGGCCTCGATGTAGTCGAAGATGAGCCGCACCTGCCAGGGGGTATTCACCGAGTGGAACCAGACCGAGCGCCCGTCGAAGACCAGCGCGGCCACGTTGGCCAGCGCGCACGGGCCCAGGCAGCCCCCCCGGGTCAGGTGCACCACGTTGCGCAACCTGCGCCTGAGCCACTCCTCCTTGTAGACCTCGGCGGGCACCCTCGCGTAGCCCCGCTCGGTGTGGCCGCAGCAACACCCGGTGTAGCAGTAGCTCAGGTGGCCCCGCTTCTGCACGATGTGCACCGGGCGGCCATCCGGGCGCAGGACTTTCTGGCGGTAGGTCATGGCCTAGTGCTCAATGCCCCGCTGGGCCGGCACCCCGGCGTCGAAGGCGTGCTTCACCTTGCGCACCTCGCTCACGGTGTCGGCCAGCTCGAGAATCTCCTCAGGCATCCCCCGTCCGGTAAGCACCACGTGCACCCCCTTGGGGCGTTCGCGCAGGGTTCTCAGCACCTCCTCTAGCGGCACCCAGCCGTAGCGCAGGGGGTAGCTGATCTCGTCCAGCACCACCAGGAAGTACTCGCCCGATAGAATTAGCGCCCGGGCCTTCTGCCAGCCCGCATAGGCCAGGGCCGCCGAGCGGGCCAGGTCCTTGGATTTCCAGCTAAACCCGTCCCCCAGCCCCTCGATCTCCACCCCGAGCTGGGCCAAGGCGCGGTGCTCGCCGAAGGCGGCGCCCTCGTGCTTCATAAACTGCAGGATGCGGGCCCTGTACCCCCGCCCCACCGCCCTCAGCACCAGGCCCAAAGCGGCGGTGGTCTTGCCCTTGCCCTCACCGGTGTAGACCAGCACCAGCCCGCGCCGCTCGCCGGTGGGCTTCTGGTAGGGTTTTTCCCGTTTAGGCTCCTCCATGCTCACCCCCAGCGGAGCTCCCGTCGGGCCCGCCACAGCAGGTAGAGGAAGAAAGGCCCGCCCAGCAGGGTGGTGATCACCCCTACCGGCAGCTCAGCCGGTCGCACCACCGCCCGGGCGGCCCAGTCGGCCAGGGCCAGCAGAAGGGCCCCGCCCAGGGCCGAGGCTGGGAGCAGGTAGCGGTAGTCGCCCCCCACGAGCTGGCGCAGGGCATGGGGGGCCACGAAG harbors:
- a CDS encoding ATP-binding protein, with the protein product MNYPFAAIVGQERMRQALLLAATDPALSVLLQGEKGSAKTTAARALAELLPEGAPFVNLPIGTGEERLLGGLDLDKALSGQPALKPGLLSQAHGGVLYIDEVNLLAPHLTDALLDVVVSGVGRLEREGFSLTYPARFVLLASMNPEEGRLRPQLFDRFALKVEVAGLSDPEERALAVERRLAFEQNPEGFRARFHEAQQALRERLQAARARLPGVALTPELLQEISRRVAALGIGSLRPDLALARAARALAAWEGKEVDWALVEAVWPLVLPEQPSPPPPPPPAPTPKEAPAFERTFAPRLPPHPLRLEAPQGPSARAVLEPEPERLALRASLLHLALRKGERLERQDLHTCLEEGRASPRLLLVVDASGSLAAQARMAWAKGALLRLLEETPVEVGLITFRGSGARLVLPFTRDLEAARRTLEHLPAGGRTPLAAALALALEHLDERTRLVLVTDGRANVPHQGGDPWAEALALARRIRGRAAVLDAEAGPSPLGRARQLAEAMGAVYARLEDLNDHALLLRLGV
- a CDS encoding cobaltochelatase subunit CobN; the protein is MTYRQKVLRPDGRPVHIVQKRGHLSYCYTGCCCGHTERGYARVPAEVYKEEWLRRRLRNVVHLTRGGCLGPCALANVAALVFDGRSVWFHSVNTPWQVRLIFDYIEAMLAADRFLPPPPELAEYVFNFYDWEARGINQTPPAPLKPAPGGLSGLALLTHADTDLLALEAAKTLLPPGFPPVLGLSLNRLKTPEQMALWLQGPLGEARVVLLRLHGSLEGVPGIAALLEHARAHGQHLLLVSGLGEFPPELARRSSVGPEVLRKATAYLMAGGVDNLVELCKYLSDALLGSRLGYSPPVPQPEHGLYHPRLPQGASLEDWQRLCDPSRPTAGILFYRAHFLSGNLAFIDGLVEALEARGMNALPVFTSSLRSMEEGFPAALRLLEGRVDVLISTLAFALGAQGEGQGAFERMGVPVVQAIAAGMPKGAWEVSSRGLNPLETAMHVALPEFDGRLIGVPISFKDQAPLYAPEPERMERVAGLAWRLASLRRKPNAEKRVALVLTHASAKAQAVGGAVGLDTPASLLRLLRAMRARGYTLPELPETPEALMALLLSAGSYDPRHPLDPSRVVRIPRAAYLRWFRDFPEALRLRMEDFWGTPRERGYTLREGRLRTDKKILSKGLGALAQLNLQEEPYSDEESYWVAALELGNVLIALQPPRGYGLDPDAIYHTPDLPPTHHYAAFYRWLEVGFGADAIVHMGKHGTLEWLPGKGVGLSAACAPDALLGELPLFYPFILNDPGEGTQAKRRAHAAIVDHLPPPLTLAETYGPLARLSELVNEYYALEKLDPSKLPLLQQEIWQILEETQLKTDLELKSLLSADHGDHKHEWDETLTPEGIPASLAEMEGRQVAHLLEDLEGYLCELGLAQIRDGLHILGQLPPLAETLRALTRLPNGPVPGWLASLARAYGFDLEALLEHKGRRLDPPHPLGQSHAQVLESLERLALELYQALEEDLDPEAALRSLPPPLAHPEALEELRQTLVYAATRLVPALERTDDEIENLLRGLEGGYIPPGPAGAPSRGQAHALPSGRNFYAVDPRALPSPGAWRVGERLARETLERYLKETGRYPETVALSAWGTAQMRTQGDDVAQVLAFLGVRPRWHPVSRRIEGLEAIPLGELGRPRIDVVLRISGFFRDAFPHLIALLDEAFELVMQLPEPPEQNYPRKHYLAELQKESQEPLETLEARARWRIFGAKPGSYGAGLLHLIETGHWEGPADLAQVYLSWGGYAYGRDAEGVEAQATFAERLRQVELALHNQDNREHDILDADDYFQYHGGLIAAVRALRGEAPRAYFGDSADPERPRVRDLREEILRVYRSRVVNPKWLQAVQRHGYKGGLELAATVDYLFGYSATAGVVPDFVFEGVAEAYALDPGIQAFLKAANPWALQAIAERLLEASARGLWQAREDTLARLREVILESEAALEGLGEAP
- the cobO gene encoding cob(I)yrinic acid a,c-diamide adenosyltransferase, translated to MEEPKREKPYQKPTGERRGLVLVYTGEGKGKTTAALGLVLRAVGRGYRARILQFMKHEGAAFGEHRALAQLGVEIEGLGDGFSWKSKDLARSAALAYAGWQKARALILSGEYFLVVLDEISYPLRYGWVPLEEVLRTLRERPKGVHVVLTGRGMPEEILELADTVSEVRKVKHAFDAGVPAQRGIEH